Proteins encoded together in one Bactrocera neohumeralis isolate Rockhampton unplaced genomic scaffold, APGP_CSIRO_Bneo_wtdbg2-racon-allhic-juicebox.fasta_v2 cluster11, whole genome shotgun sequence window:
- the LOC126766183 gene encoding uncharacterized protein LOC126766183 isoform X2 yields MDHFHDEDIIGNGMYEMGLAAKRTFKPGAIPCRYNVAASENEQRGTRAERRENKKIVTSLLINVDQPQEVRVQCIPAEDFNVTEDCADLSMENSLNELCTEDAAIKESSGQGDKIKMLEKKVKLQTKNKKLEDDFSHAKRKLEFEISELKVKLTKSE; encoded by the exons ATGGACCACTTCCACGATGAAGACATTATTGGAAACGGGATGTACGAAATGG GCCTTGCCGCCAAAAGGACTTTTAAACCAGGAGCTATTCCCTGTCGCTATAACGTTGCAGCTAGTGAAAATGAGCAGCGAGGCACCAGAGCTGAGCGCagggaaaataagaaaatagtgACTTCACTGTTGATAAATGTTGACCAACCTCAAGAAGTGCGAGTACAGTGTATACCTGCTGAAGATTTTAACGTGACTGAGGATTGTGCAGACCTTTCAATGGAAAATAGTTTGAATGAATTGTGCACTGAAGACGCTGCTATTAAAGAAAGTTCAGGGCAAggagacaaaataaaaatgctagagaaaaaagt AaaacttcaaactaaaaataaaaaacttgaagatgatttttcgcaTGCCAAGCGCAAACTTGAATTTGAAATAAGCGAGTTAAAAGTAAAACTAACTAAATCTGAGTGA
- the LOC126766183 gene encoding uncharacterized protein LOC126766183 isoform X1 codes for MKCVVKNCVNDTRNKNVKKTFFMFPNDKGQQKSGSNFVEIIKHLSRKHGEFAWTTSTMKTLLETGCLAAKRTFKPGAIPCRYNVAASENEQRGTRAERRENKKIVTSLLINVDQPQEVRVQCIPAEDFNVTEDCADLSMENSLNELCTEDAAIKESSGQGDKIKMLEKKVKLQTKNKKLEDDFSHAKRKLEFEISELKVKLTKSE; via the exons atgaagtGTGTAGTGAAAAACTGTGTCAATGatacaagaaataaaaatgtgaagaaaacattttttatgtttccgAACGATAAAGGGCAGCAAAAAAGTGGATccaattttgtagaaataatcAAGCATTTAAGCCGAAAACATGGCGAATTTGCATGGACCACTTCCACGATGAAGACATTATTGGAAACGGGAT GCCTTGCCGCCAAAAGGACTTTTAAACCAGGAGCTATTCCCTGTCGCTATAACGTTGCAGCTAGTGAAAATGAGCAGCGAGGCACCAGAGCTGAGCGCagggaaaataagaaaatagtgACTTCACTGTTGATAAATGTTGACCAACCTCAAGAAGTGCGAGTACAGTGTATACCTGCTGAAGATTTTAACGTGACTGAGGATTGTGCAGACCTTTCAATGGAAAATAGTTTGAATGAATTGTGCACTGAAGACGCTGCTATTAAAGAAAGTTCAGGGCAAggagacaaaataaaaatgctagagaaaaaagt AaaacttcaaactaaaaataaaaaacttgaagatgatttttcgcaTGCCAAGCGCAAACTTGAATTTGAAATAAGCGAGTTAAAAGTAAAACTAACTAAATCTGAGTGA